The nucleotide sequence CTCTGGTTTTGGTTGGAGTGTGCCTTTCTTTAAAATCTTTACAGGAGAGGTCAACAAAGAACAGTTAATGAGCATTTGGCGTGGGCTGGGTATCCCGGTAGTTTCCATTTTTATTTTCCTTTTGCTTTGGGGGTATGGCGCTTCTAAAATAGATACCAGCCTTGGAAAAGTGCCAGGACCTATAGAAGTCTATGCGGCTGCTCAAGGTTTGTATGCTGATCATTTGGCAGAAAGGGCAAAAAAAGCATCTTTTAATGAAAGACAGGCGGCGCGGAACCAAGCTATTTTGGCAAGTAATCCCAATGCCCAGATTAAAGTAAGGGACTATGCGGGTAAGCCTACTTATCTCGACCAGATCTGGACCAGTCTTTTGACTGTGTTTGCAGGGTTTACCATTGCTTCTTGTATTGCTATTCCTCTCGGTCTCATTTGTGGAATGAGCCGAAACGTGATGGCTGCCTTTAACCCACTTATTCAGGTATTCAAGCCTGTTTCTCCTTTGGCTTGGCTGCCTATTGTGACCATGATTGTGAGTGCGCTTTATGTTAGTAATGATGGCTGGTTTGCCAAATCTTTCATCATTTCAGCTATTACCGTATCGCTTTGTTCTTTATGGCCAGGATTGATCAATACGGCGCTGGGTGTAGCCTCTATTGATAAGGATTACCTGAATGTGGCCAAGGTTTTAAAATTAAGTCCACTGCGCAAAACGTTCAAAATCGTACTGCCTGCTTCTATGCCTTTGATTTTTGCAGGTCTTAGGATCTCGCTTGGTGTGGGGTGGATGGTGCTTATTGCTGCTGAAATGTTGGCCCAGAACCCAGGTCTTGGAAAGTTCGTTTGGGATGAGTTTCAAAACGGAAGCAGTCAGTCGCTTGCCAGGATTATGGTGGCAGTGTTTACTGTAGGAATTGTTGGCTTTGCTTTAGACAGGGTCATGGTTATGCTTCAGAAGCTTGTTAGCTTTAAGCAAGTATCATAATCATTTTAAAAAAAGTGGATTGAACCGCCAGGTATGAGGGAATGTCGGATAATCCAGCTTAAAATCGGCTAGAGGAGGGGACTAGTCGATTTTTAACCTAGATTATGCAATAGAAAGTTCTAATGCATATTTCAGGTTCAATCACCCTTCAGGTCAACAGTTTTCGCAGACTAAAAAACATGAGGGCAAGTGTCTTAATGGAATAGGTCAGCTAGAAACCTTGGTGTAATGTTGGGTTCAAACCTTAAAAACTAATAATCATGCTGCAACTACTAAATGTATATAAAGGGTACGGTACAGGATCAAACCGGGTTGAGGTATTGGAAAACATCAACCTTCATGTAGAGGAAGGGGAGTTTGTATCTATAGTAGGGTTCACAGGAAGTGGAAAAACTACGCTTATCAATCTCATCAATGGATTGCTCATGCCCGACAGG is from Cytophagaceae bacterium ABcell3 and encodes:
- a CDS encoding ABC transporter permease, with protein sequence MKEKFIQTLTISGFGWSVPFFKIFTGEVNKEQLMSIWRGLGIPVVSIFIFLLLWGYGASKIDTSLGKVPGPIEVYAAAQGLYADHLAERAKKASFNERQAARNQAILASNPNAQIKVRDYAGKPTYLDQIWTSLLTVFAGFTIASCIAIPLGLICGMSRNVMAAFNPLIQVFKPVSPLAWLPIVTMIVSALYVSNDGWFAKSFIISAITVSLCSLWPGLINTALGVASIDKDYLNVAKVLKLSPLRKTFKIVLPASMPLIFAGLRISLGVGWMVLIAAEMLAQNPGLGKFVWDEFQNGSSQSLARIMVAVFTVGIVGFALDRVMVMLQKLVSFKQVS